Proteins co-encoded in one Bremerella sp. TYQ1 genomic window:
- a CDS encoding AsmA-like C-terminal region-containing protein, translating to MSRFFSVSCRFIKWSALTVAVLACALGLYLYHNLNNEIRSYVEKKFASHYDNMLVSVRSARFIEGKGIEIRGLTLAQRSSVYQSQEVVTVDEIMVYCTTDPRSLASGDFMVDKIVARRPKLTATLDADGNTNLQQLFPLPKWGDDNPSVEVYDGSLLLADRRGGNVRRLIEDVDFQVKTEAAPGMGAYAGQSREQKRIKATLQCQNWESATITGLIDEAAQTFAAQGNITNLRIDDHLWEQCPEDWKKHIQDLMHLEAIADASFQLSGNAKGLSNYVATVDLREGTWSDPRIPGSVQRIQGRIVASPPGIQVEKLVAYYEDGSVSASMSRTGWRRDSPMHVSATLKNITLHKGLAGMLPYSMQESWKRYQPSGRLDASVKLNFDGHKWTPEIHANCRGMNFVFEKFPYPVNDARGKVNFKNRLLEIDLMAHAGKSRIAIVGSVMDPGPNSSGPIRVRSLDPVHWDATFEHALKVAQEDVYNVARDFNLQGAANVDFTIVTHSRPDVKPDKSLRMEVIDASVRYEKFRYPISKINGHIVWKDGVVTIEQLTGYNDSGHITCRGSWQEVPGNKQGNLNLSFTCKDIPLDDELKIAIPPSAQEGWDQLRPRGSIDHMDVQLHWPNQNGGCDLWVNAQKWERSRNLSGRAISVEPVGFPYVLDEVVGSVEFRNGQISLSQVTARHGDVRVSTNGSCHFPEDRRWQIRFEDLRIENVVIDRDLLLAVPEKLERSLQQLQIGPLFHADGTVVLSNPNPGRQMQMNWDMTVHMAGGKIRRGTHIDNIYGAIRFEGQADEAGARSFGEYHLDSVTSRGIPISNVRGPFWIDEKQFLMGRHVPRSDGQPPRHVTGNSFGGVVSLDSRMELAGAQPFQADVTLSNGTVGQMMIDLGQQNRTQTSGRIFGQLSMTGTLETTQSYDGTGSLQLRDANLYQLPLAVAMLKVLNARFPDTSAFNTADINYRVAGNYIYLDDMRLSGDALALKGNGEANLDGQISMRFYTEFGNQTFDMPVVRQMLGEASRSLMVIHVGGSIDNPTTEQEIFPMVNETLEQLFPARSVRLPIGAPPVPEAPAGVRRGNSIPR from the coding sequence GTGAGTCGGTTTTTCTCTGTATCGTGTCGCTTCATCAAATGGTCCGCGTTAACCGTGGCCGTGCTTGCGTGCGCGCTGGGGTTGTATCTCTATCACAACCTGAACAACGAGATTCGTTCGTACGTCGAGAAGAAGTTCGCCAGCCATTATGACAACATGCTGGTGTCGGTCCGTTCGGCTCGTTTCATTGAAGGCAAGGGAATCGAGATCCGCGGCTTAACGCTTGCCCAGCGGTCGAGCGTTTATCAATCTCAGGAGGTCGTCACCGTCGACGAGATCATGGTCTACTGCACCACCGATCCACGTTCGTTGGCGTCAGGCGATTTTATGGTCGATAAGATCGTCGCGCGGCGGCCGAAGCTGACCGCGACGCTCGATGCCGATGGCAACACAAATTTGCAGCAGCTATTCCCACTGCCGAAATGGGGTGACGACAACCCGTCCGTCGAAGTCTACGACGGTTCGCTGTTGTTGGCCGATCGACGTGGCGGCAACGTTCGACGTTTGATTGAAGATGTCGACTTCCAAGTTAAAACGGAAGCTGCGCCTGGCATGGGTGCCTATGCCGGCCAGTCGCGCGAGCAGAAACGAATCAAAGCGACGCTGCAATGTCAGAACTGGGAATCGGCGACGATTACCGGATTGATCGATGAAGCGGCCCAAACATTTGCAGCCCAGGGAAACATCACCAATCTGCGGATCGACGACCATCTGTGGGAGCAATGCCCCGAAGATTGGAAGAAGCACATTCAGGACTTGATGCATTTAGAAGCGATTGCGGATGCATCGTTTCAGCTTTCCGGCAACGCCAAGGGGCTGAGCAATTACGTCGCCACGGTCGATCTACGCGAAGGGACTTGGAGCGATCCCCGCATCCCAGGTTCGGTCCAGCGAATTCAAGGACGCATTGTCGCTTCGCCGCCGGGGATTCAGGTCGAGAAGCTGGTCGCCTACTACGAAGATGGTTCCGTAAGTGCGTCGATGTCGCGAACCGGCTGGCGACGCGACAGTCCGATGCACGTATCGGCGACGCTCAAAAACATTACGCTGCACAAAGGCCTCGCTGGCATGTTGCCGTACAGCATGCAGGAAAGCTGGAAGCGTTATCAACCGTCCGGCAGGCTCGATGCTTCGGTGAAGCTCAATTTCGACGGTCACAAATGGACGCCTGAGATTCACGCGAATTGTCGCGGGATGAATTTCGTGTTCGAGAAGTTCCCTTACCCAGTGAACGATGCGCGGGGAAAAGTGAACTTCAAGAATCGCCTGCTCGAGATCGACTTGATGGCCCATGCCGGTAAGTCACGCATCGCGATTGTCGGTAGTGTGATGGATCCTGGTCCTAACAGCAGCGGTCCGATTCGTGTTCGCTCGCTCGACCCTGTCCACTGGGACGCGACGTTCGAGCATGCGTTGAAAGTCGCACAGGAAGACGTTTATAACGTCGCACGCGACTTCAACTTGCAAGGGGCGGCGAATGTCGACTTCACGATCGTTACCCACAGTCGGCCTGATGTGAAGCCTGATAAGTCGCTGCGGATGGAGGTGATCGATGCTTCGGTGCGGTACGAGAAGTTCCGCTATCCCATCTCAAAGATCAACGGGCACATCGTCTGGAAAGATGGCGTGGTCACGATCGAACAACTGACAGGATACAACGACAGCGGACACATCACGTGTCGAGGAAGCTGGCAAGAGGTGCCAGGCAACAAGCAAGGCAACTTGAACTTGTCGTTCACGTGTAAGGACATCCCGCTAGATGACGAATTGAAGATCGCCATCCCGCCGTCGGCCCAGGAAGGTTGGGATCAGCTTCGCCCGCGCGGATCGATCGATCACATGGATGTCCAGCTGCATTGGCCGAATCAAAATGGCGGCTGCGACTTGTGGGTGAACGCCCAGAAGTGGGAACGTAGCCGCAACTTATCGGGGCGAGCGATCTCCGTCGAACCGGTCGGTTTCCCTTACGTGCTGGATGAAGTGGTCGGCAGCGTCGAGTTTCGCAACGGGCAGATTTCGTTGAGTCAAGTCACCGCGCGGCATGGCGACGTTCGTGTCTCGACGAACGGCAGTTGCCATTTTCCGGAAGATCGTCGTTGGCAGATTCGCTTTGAAGACTTGCGAATCGAGAACGTGGTAATCGATCGCGACTTGCTTCTGGCCGTGCCGGAAAAGCTGGAGCGTTCGCTGCAGCAGCTGCAGATCGGACCGCTGTTTCATGCGGATGGTACCGTCGTGCTGTCTAATCCGAACCCAGGTCGGCAAATGCAAATGAACTGGGACATGACGGTGCATATGGCTGGCGGCAAGATCCGTCGCGGAACGCATATCGACAACATCTATGGCGCGATCCGCTTCGAAGGTCAGGCCGACGAGGCCGGCGCGCGTTCGTTTGGTGAGTATCACCTCGACAGCGTTACGTCGCGTGGTATACCTATCTCGAACGTACGAGGGCCGTTCTGGATTGATGAAAAGCAGTTCCTGATGGGACGCCATGTTCCTCGATCCGATGGACAGCCGCCGCGGCATGTGACCGGCAATTCGTTTGGTGGTGTGGTCTCGCTCGATAGCCGCATGGAACTGGCCGGAGCACAGCCGTTTCAAGCCGATGTGACTCTGTCCAATGGAACGGTCGGTCAGATGATGATCGACTTGGGGCAGCAAAATCGGACGCAGACTTCCGGCAGAATCTTCGGCCAGCTGAGCATGACCGGAACGCTGGAAACGACACAGTCGTACGATGGTACCGGGTCGCTTCAGCTGCGCGATGCCAATCTTTATCAGCTGCCACTTGCGGTGGCGATGCTCAAAGTGCTCAACGCGAGATTCCCTGACACCAGTGCGTTCAATACGGCCGACATCAACTACCGCGTCGCCGGCAACTATATCTATCTCGACGACATGCGACTCTCTGGCGATGCGTTGGCATTAAAGGGGAACGGCGAAGCCAATCTGGATGGTCAGATCAGCATGCGTTTCTATACCGAGTTCGGCAATCAAACGTTTGATATGCCCGTAGTGCGGCAGATGCTGGGGGAAGCGAGCCGCAGTTTGATGGTGATTCATGTGGGAGGTTCGATCGACAATCCAACGACCGAACAAGAAATTTTTCCCATGGTTAATGAAACCCTCGAACAACTTTTTCCCGCGAGATCCGTACGACTTCCTATCGGCGCGCCTCCTGTTCCGGAAGCACCTGCTGGCGTGCGGCGTGGGAACTCGATTCCTCGCTAG
- a CDS encoding glycosyltransferase family 39 protein: MSSNQQVAEHQKREFGWLLLAILVIGLLIRLAAAVWWETRIAEGERFFFGDSLSYEVLARQIAHGKDFVYGDTYIARTPGYPLLLAPFYWLSDEPPTLLLRLVGILCGTLTIGLAAWLGRMLYGPTAGVIAAGLVAFYPGAIAMSVFVLSEAPFVPLMLLNLGWLIVALRSDRTGRTLQFAALSGMAFGLAILMRPSWLMFPFFAAPIGLIFYADRQRQLLSYAVAAVVAVAVLMPWWVRNYVVAGKFVPTTLQVGASLYDGISPMATGASDMRYVPQFREDLLAEEAETEAALPGIFESRLDDKMKQAAIDWARQNPAKVLSLAMVKFWRYWTPLGNNAKVSGKMGVVTALGYLPIVLTGLLAVVLSARRVWVTMLLALPIFYFCCLHMVFVSSIRYRQPPMLALAVLSAGLLAAIWQKYANRDVRNRSAEN; the protein is encoded by the coding sequence ATGTCTAGTAACCAACAAGTTGCGGAGCATCAAAAGCGAGAATTTGGCTGGCTATTGCTGGCCATCCTGGTGATCGGCTTGTTGATTCGGCTGGCGGCTGCCGTTTGGTGGGAAACGCGAATCGCCGAGGGCGAGCGTTTTTTCTTTGGCGATAGTCTGAGTTATGAAGTCCTTGCCCGGCAGATCGCTCATGGCAAAGACTTCGTTTACGGCGATACCTACATCGCGCGCACGCCTGGCTATCCGCTGCTGTTGGCTCCCTTTTATTGGCTGTCGGACGAGCCGCCGACATTGCTGCTACGGTTGGTCGGTATTTTGTGCGGCACGCTCACGATCGGCCTCGCGGCTTGGCTTGGGCGGATGTTGTACGGACCGACTGCCGGAGTGATCGCAGCCGGGTTAGTCGCGTTCTACCCTGGCGCGATTGCCATGAGTGTGTTCGTGCTGAGCGAAGCCCCGTTCGTCCCGCTGATGTTGTTGAACTTAGGGTGGCTGATCGTGGCGCTGCGAAGCGATAGGACTGGTAGAACGTTACAGTTCGCGGCACTCTCAGGCATGGCGTTTGGGCTTGCGATTCTCATGCGGCCGAGCTGGTTGATGTTCCCCTTTTTCGCGGCTCCGATTGGGCTGATCTTCTACGCTGATCGCCAGCGACAACTGCTTAGCTACGCGGTCGCCGCCGTTGTTGCGGTAGCCGTCCTGATGCCATGGTGGGTGCGCAACTACGTCGTCGCTGGCAAGTTCGTGCCGACGACGCTTCAAGTCGGAGCGAGTCTGTACGATGGCATCAGCCCAATGGCGACTGGCGCCAGCGACATGCGTTACGTTCCCCAGTTCCGGGAAGATCTTCTCGCGGAAGAGGCAGAAACTGAGGCCGCACTGCCGGGGATATTTGAGTCGCGGCTGGACGACAAGATGAAACAAGCCGCCATCGATTGGGCCAGGCAAAACCCTGCCAAAGTGCTGTCGCTTGCCATGGTAAAGTTCTGGCGATACTGGACCCCGTTAGGAAACAACGCGAAAGTAAGTGGCAAGATGGGTGTCGTAACTGCTTTGGGCTATCTGCCAATCGTGCTTACAGGGTTATTGGCGGTCGTGCTGAGCGCGCGTCGAGTGTGGGTCACCATGTTACTCGCGTTGCCTATCTTCTATTTCTGCTGTTTGCACATGGTGTTTGTAAGTTCGATTCGCTATCGCCAACCGCCGATGCTAGCCCTGGCGGTCTTGAGTGCGGGGCTGTTGGCGGCGATTTGGCAGAAGTACGCCAACCGGGACGTAAGAAATCGTTCTGCTGAAAACTAG